Within the Siniperca chuatsi isolate FFG_IHB_CAS linkage group LG18, ASM2008510v1, whole genome shotgun sequence genome, the region actgtttatgtatatgtataagtCTACTGTTTTTGAACTCACTATGACATTTTTTAGTAGATTAGCTtgttagatttaaaaaacactgcGGGATTATTGAGTACTTGCTCTATTTTACCACTTGATGTCACCCTTTTTACAGAAACCAGTGAACTTAAACTTTGGGCTGAGCTGTTAGATCATCAAGCACTGCTGATGCAATAGTTAAGAGACACATAGGCTTTGAGCtgtattatacattttactcaGTATGTGAGGtcagaaagaaaaactgaaatactgtGAGCACTATTCCAGACCAAAGCCCagtattggtgtgtgtgtgtgtttgaatatattttgtccTTCAAATTCCTTGTAAATGACAATGTAATCAATGTTGTCCAAGTCGAGAACATATGTTATAACCAGGGCAGCAGCTGAATTTTCTATAATTTTTAAGAGCTGTATTTCTATAGCTTTATTCCTGCATGACTCAGTATATGTTATGATTTCAGTGCTTACCTTCCTCCCAGAGAACAGCATACACAGCTGATGCATGGAGCCTCCATTCTTGGTCAGCTCTTTCTTCAGGGTTTTAGGTGATGGGAGTGTCCAGCCGCCCTTGTGGTGCGCTCCACCTGCCTCCAGGCAGTTGATGGCGTTGTCAGAGGTGAAACAAGGCGTGCGGGAGTCCTGCAGGAGGCTCCCTTCACTATGGGTGCGCCTGCGGAGGGAATTCTGCACACTGAGCCCCCCTCCTCCATGCTTCTCACAGGTGGCACCCTCCACCATGCTGCGGCGCTTGCTGTCACTACGCTGCAGGTAGGCATCGTCACTGTCGTCTTCATCGTCCTCCTCTTCGGACTCCTcgtcttcatcttcatcatacTCTTCTTCATCAGTGTTGGGTGAGGAGAGGGCATCGGCACTAAAGGAGCGATCAAGGCGCAACTCAGGGATGACaaatgaggatgaggaggatgagggggGAGCATTGGTGTCAGGTGGCTCTGAGGCATTGTCTTCATCTGTGTTTGACACCACCAGGTTTAGGTTTACTTCCTCTTcattcctctctccctcctcctcttctccttcttctttctcttcccccTCACTCCCTGGACTCTTTCTGCTGgccccatcctcctcctcatcttcctctctcctgctgtccCCATCCTTGCCCTCTCTCCAGATCTCCATCTCGTTCCCCTCCATACTTTTGCAATCCTCACCCTCGGTGGAAGGAGGTGGTGTGGGAGGCACCTTATGTCGCTCCTCAGATCCCATCATACCCCCAAGGGGCATGTAGATCTCATCCAAAGGGGTGACAAGGTCTGAGGGGTGAGGACTGCCCAGGGTTGGGGGCTCTGAGGGACTGGAGGGATACAGGCTGCTTTCCTCACCTTCAGAGTTGCGGGGGGGGAGGTGGAGGCACACACCTCCTTGATCTCCTCCTACTCCGCCCAGCTCACATGAAGGGGCATCCACCTTAGGCTCCAACATCtagaaaaggaaacaaagaaagacaggaagataATAGTTAGTCAAATCTGTTTGGACAATTAATGCACTGTCTATCTATGTAACTGTAACAAGTTTAACTCAGTTGATTGAGATTTACTTCCCTGCCATGAGCAAATCCACTTATCACAACTATTCCATTACCAGTTATTGAATTTGGTTTTGAAATATCTCTGTCATGCTAAATGTTGGTGTGACTGAGCCATAATGCCAGGATCAGACTAGATGACATTTATGTCTTTAAAGAAGGTCACAATGTCAGATTAAGCGATGATAGTCGTGCCGTGACTTGCCCAAGACATGGACTACATACTGAACCCTGACTGATCATAGTATGCAGTCTTTCATGACTTGCATGCTCGGAGAGGTGGGGCCAGAGCTAGACTTCCTGGATCAGGAATGTCTACAACCATGGCATCACATAGCACGTTGTGGATGTTGTTAAACTAGGCAAATGACAGCATAAAAATTATGACATGCTCGTCTTTCCATCTGGGCCTCATGAGATGTCCTAGATGCAGAGTGGGTTGTATTTTACTACACAGGATAAAACAACATACTGTTGTGCTCAATGCTAATTTTCATTCATAAGACTGACAAAAGGCTGAACTGCCAGAGACCACATTGTAATATCAGTGCCAGTGAGTTCATATTGTGATATACTGCTGTTTTGCTCACTCGTGCTGCTATAGCTACAGTACTGCACTGGAGCTTGCTGCACTGATTCAGTCAAACTAACTAATACTGTGCCCTTAGGGACTGTGGAATAAAAAACATACCAAATGTCTTGCAGAAATTGATGAGATTACAGCTACAAAGTGTTAGCACCAGCCACCCTTCTGTTCACCCATTAATCTTCTCTCTGATATGTTTCTATCATTTCAACACACTGTAATTTTCTCTCTAGCCCAAATGACCGCACACATGAGCCCACCTCTGCCCTCACCTAGTGCCAAACACAAAATCCCTGTCACACGTgtgtacagtgcacacacacatagaacacTGCCTGTCCTCACCCCCCGCCTTTGGCAATCTATCTGCAATACCTCCTTTCCAAAATCTGCTGGTTTTAAATGCTGCTTTAACCTCTTCCAGCCCACAGAGCCCTCAGTGGGAGGTCCAttacaaatgcattttgagtGGGCCAACATCATTCAAACCCACAGACGAAAGATCACAAAGTTTTTCGATGATACTGAATATGTCAAGCTGAATTAAGGAAATGTTTATAAAGTTATGCACAAAACTTTTTTCAATTTAATGTAATCATGCTGGCAACTGAGGTTATGtttcccaaaataaaataagcatgattataactttaataaagTATTACAACTAGTAAAATCAATTCTACCTTCTTTAAGTCTGTAGCAAATCATGTGAAGGACCTCATTGTACTGGTCAAGTTAACCCATGATGACAAGCTGCAGTCACAAGATGCTCTGCTCTAATTGGAGATAATACTGCCTCCTCTCAGACAACTCATGATATTTCACAAGCTGTTTGTGTACTTTTGCAGCTCAAATTAGTTTCCCCAGATACTCTTGCCCTGGTTGTACTCCCCACTAAACTTTCGACCTGTATTCATAACACTGCCAAGAGCTTTTAGCACTTTCAGTCAGGATCAACTACAAAAATCCTTAAACTAATTTCATGCATATGGTCTGAAATTGTAGCTCATAAATACTgtttaagagtgtgtgtgccaAGAATAGAAATCAGtctattttgcttttgttttttagtgtaGGACTTGGACTAGAAGCAGAAGTTCTGTATGTGGTTACTATGATGTGTATGTATATAGGCACAATCTGAATACAGTATGTCTGGGTACAGGACACTGAGGTCTGAAATGAGGGTCACTGTGTCTCCTGCAACAACATGACCTCATATTTTTGTAATGCGAGCTGTGGAGAACCTCTAGTTACTGAGCCAGTTTTTTTCCCTTGTGTTTACATACTATCACTCACTGAAACTACCTGCAGATCTGGCATTTAAAAACCTACCACTATATACTATATTGACGCATCAAACCGAATAACCCCTTGCAAACTTTTACCTCCGATGTCTTGTTCCAGACTATGTTTGTGTGGTAGAGGGCCAGTGAAATCTGACATTTTCCCTTACTGGGAAATTTCAAAAGTTTTAAGCATGTTTCAGAAATCTACTGTAGAtagaacaataaaatatatcaagCCAAATTAAATCCCAATGAAAATGACACTATTCTGCCATCTGATAATATTCCAGTGTAGAGAGGAAACCAATACTCTTCAAAACACTAATTTGATTTCTGAGtattatttaacaaaaagatTTGCGACTCACAAACACAAGTAATGATGATAAAGACTACACGGTTTTCTGACAGCAACAGTTTTGTTGCAAAGAAGATACAGCTGTCTGCATTGGCCAATAACTGTAAGATAAACACACCTTTAAATGACCATTTTCCTCTAAAACTCCTGTTTTTATTATCCACGGTTCTTTTGAACAAGTTTGATTGAAACTTGATACCATTTATTGGGGAGTATAGGTGCTGGCTTTGACTGCAGCCTTAATTAATGACAGACCTACTTAatctgtcaaacacaaacaatatctGATCGCTTCACAACAGTCATAACTTAATGACGTTTAAGAATAATACATTGGCTAAAAAGGTCTGGCTTGCAAAAAAGCATTGCATCAATGGGTGTTGGGCTCTGCCAGGGTTGTATCTGATCGCTTCACAACAGTCATAACTTAATGACGTTTAAGAATAATACATTGGCTAAAAAGGTCTGGCTTGCAAAAAAGCATTGCATCAATGGGTGTTGGGCTCTGCCAGGGTTGTCAATGATTCTGTTTGTGATCTTCATGGACAGGATCTCAAGATGCAGCCAAGGGGGGTCTTGTTTGGGGAATTCACATCAACGCTctgctctttgcagatgatgtgatGTTGGCTTTATCTCTGCCAAAAAAACAGTTGGGAGTGAGTTGCTGATCCAAGCAAAGAAGATCAAGTATATTGTGGTCTTGTTCAAGAGTGAGGGTAAAATGGAGCGTAAGGTCCACAGGCAGATTGGTGCAGCGTCAGCAGTAATACAGGTGTTGTAGCAGACCAttgtggtgaagagggagctgagccTGAAGGTGAAGCTCTCAATTTACCAGACGATCTACATTCCAATCCACACCTATGGTCACAAGCTTTTGTTGGGGACTGAAAGAATGAGATTGTGGATAGAAGGAGGATGGAGGAGTAATTCAAACAAATGTATAATTCTAGCAATTTCCAAGACCCCAAAAAGCAGTTCTGAAAAACTGGTCCTTGGTCACACTTAATTGGTAACCCCGgctctattttatttttcaggatGCCTTTACATTCTAGTAAGAAATCTTTCTTTGAGTAGCACA harbors:
- the rgs3a gene encoding regulator of G-protein signaling 3a isoform X9, translating into MDLPLDLCSRALIIYEEMILHESKHHSLKVTVFVYSDLMLVTREDEPGRCNVLQSPLYLRQLRLQDDYAEELRFYLIHMTEKCDCLLSLEAYSADQKRRVCQCLKDNIDKQLQLHRREPHVPHFEQMLEPKVDAPSCELGGVGGDQGGVCLHLPPRNSEGEESSLYPSSPSEPPTLGSPHPSDLVTPLDEIYMPLGGMMGSEERHKVPPTPPPSTEGEDCKSMEGNEMEIWREGKDGDSRREEDEEEDGASRKSPGSEGEEKEEGEEEEGERNEEEVNLNLVVSNTDEDNASEPPDTNAPPSSSSSSFVIPELRLDRSFSADALSSPNTDEEEYDEDEDEESEEEDDEDDSDDAYLQRSDSKRRSMVEGATCEKHGGGGLSVQNSLRRRTHSEGSLLQDSRTPCFTSDNAINCLEAGGAHHKGGWTLPSPKTLKKELTKNGGSMHQLCMLFSGRKLSSGSPCSCEVSPEGTKKKKSKNLAKDMKNRLAFLRRRNESPGSNPASKLDKAMKSVKPTPEEALKWGDSLDKLLAHKYGLAAFRAFLRTEFSEENLEFWLACEEYKKIKSQSKMASKAKKIFAEYIAIQSCKEVNLDSYTRDHTKDNLQNVTRSCFDLAQRRIYGLMEKDSYPRFLRSELYSDLINQKKPSSTPTSSSS
- the rgs3a gene encoding regulator of G-protein signaling 3a isoform X10 yields the protein MGNLADRVGPKKRFIREASSLQRHLLSDSGDKCDCLLSLEAYSADQKRRVCQCLKDNIDKQLQLHRREPHVPHFEQMLEPKVDAPSCELGGVGGDQGGVCLHLPPRNSEGEESSLYPSSPSEPPTLGSPHPSDLVTPLDEIYMPLGGMMGSEERHKVPPTPPPSTEGEDCKSMEGNEMEIWREGKDGDSRREEDEEEDGASRKSPGSEGEEKEEGEEEEGERNEEEVNLNLVVSNTDEDNASEPPDTNAPPSSSSSSFVIPELRLDRSFSADALSSPNTDEEEYDEDEDEESEEEDDEDDSDDAYLQRSDSKRRSMVEGATCEKHGGGGLSVQNSLRRRTHSEGSLLQDSRTPCFTSDNAINCLEAGGAHHKGGWTLPSPKTLKKELTKNGGSMHQLCMLFSGRKLSSGSPCSCEVSPEGTKKKKSKNLAKDMKNRLAFLRRRNESPGSNPASKLDKAMKSVKPTPEEALKWGDSLDKLLAHKYGLAAFRAFLRTEFSEENLEFWLACEEYKKIKSQSKMASKAKKIFAEYIAIQSCKEVNLDSYTRDHTKDNLQNVTRSCFDLAQRRIYGLMEKDSYPRFLRSELYSDLINQKKPSSTPTSSSS
- the rgs3a gene encoding regulator of G-protein signaling 3a isoform X11, with product MNCAILCHTLGHNTNNNTLTHSHKQTSTLRVQMPVSKMLEPKVDAPSCELGGVGGDQGGVCLHLPPRNSEGEESSLYPSSPSEPPTLGSPHPSDLVTPLDEIYMPLGGMMGSEERHKVPPTPPPSTEGEDCKSMEGNEMEIWREGKDGDSRREEDEEEDGASRKSPGSEGEEKEEGEEEEGERNEEEVNLNLVVSNTDEDNASEPPDTNAPPSSSSSSFVIPELRLDRSFSADALSSPNTDEEEYDEDEDEESEEEDDEDDSDDAYLQRSDSKRRSMVEGATCEKHGGGGLSVQNSLRRRTHSEGSLLQDSRTPCFTSDNAINCLEAGGAHHKGGWTLPSPKTLKKELTKNGGSMHQLCMLFSGRKLSSGSPCSCEVSPEGTKKKKSKNLAKDMKNRLAFLRRRNESPGSNPASKLDKAMKSVKPTPEEALKWGDSLDKLLAHKYGLAAFRAFLRTEFSEENLEFWLACEEYKKIKSQSKMASKAKKIFAEYIAIQSCKEVNLDSYTRDHTKDNLQNVTRSCFDLAQRRIYGLMEKDSYPRFLRSELYSDLINQKKPSSTPTSSSS
- the rgs3a gene encoding regulator of G-protein signaling 3a isoform X12 — protein: MLEPKVDAPSCELGGVGGDQGGVCLHLPPRNSEGEESSLYPSSPSEPPTLGSPHPSDLVTPLDEIYMPLGGMMGSEERHKVPPTPPPSTEGEDCKSMEGNEMEIWREGKDGDSRREEDEEEDGASRKSPGSEGEEKEEGEEEEGERNEEEVNLNLVVSNTDEDNASEPPDTNAPPSSSSSSFVIPELRLDRSFSADALSSPNTDEEEYDEDEDEESEEEDDEDDSDDAYLQRSDSKRRSMVEGATCEKHGGGGLSVQNSLRRRTHSEGSLLQDSRTPCFTSDNAINCLEAGGAHHKGGWTLPSPKTLKKELTKNGGSMHQLCMLFSGRKLSSGSPCSCEVSPEGTKKKKSKNLAKDMKNRLAFLRRRNESPGSNPASKLDKAMKSVKPTPEEALKWGDSLDKLLAHKYGLAAFRAFLRTEFSEENLEFWLACEEYKKIKSQSKMASKAKKIFAEYIAIQSCKEVNLDSYTRDHTKDNLQNVTRSCFDLAQRRIYGLMEKDSYPRFLRSELYSDLINQKKPSSTPTSSSS